One part of the Bacillus sp. FJAT-45350 genome encodes these proteins:
- a CDS encoding GNAT family N-acetyltransferase: protein MFDKPSSIQFETKNLIVRNIEIIDKYHIYNLYSDPGVIRFDNSDGLKSVEEAEQFIRQITNPYVNTDSIRWAIIHKESGEFIGTCGFRNWDRVSDHAEIGGNILSGHWGKKYATELLPSIVDYGFRVLQLNKVHAYTIRKNKPVLKLLKKYNFKIEGYLREYQLIKGKYEDVVVYGILKSEWKK, encoded by the coding sequence ATGTTTGATAAACCAAGTTCTATTCAATTTGAAACGAAAAATCTCATTGTTAGAAATATAGAGATTATAGATAAATATCATATATATAACCTCTATTCTGATCCTGGTGTTATTCGTTTTGATAATAGTGATGGCTTGAAGAGCGTGGAAGAGGCTGAACAGTTTATAAGGCAAATTACTAACCCATACGTGAATACCGATTCGATAAGGTGGGCTATTATTCATAAGGAATCAGGAGAGTTTATTGGTACGTGTGGTTTTCGAAACTGGGACAGAGTATCGGATCATGCAGAAATTGGTGGAAATATACTTAGTGGGCATTGGGGCAAGAAATATGCTACTGAATTATTGCCTTCAATTGTTGATTATGGCTTTCGTGTCCTTCAGTTAAACAAGGTTCATGCCTATACGATTAGAAAGAATAAACCTGTTTTAAAATTACTAAAAAAGTATAACTTTAAAATAGAAGGTTATTTACGAGAGTATCAGCTTATTAAAGGAAAATATGAGGATGTTGTCGTTTATGGGATATTAAAAAGTGAGTGGAAAAAATAA
- a CDS encoding agmatinase family protein, with the protein MGFFDNHGLSFRKKKALESDRHTDLLGIEQAEKEAKIPEVENQKILQRSLKYGLEAAPSIGDRTISTFTREPRPAYAGIPTFLRTPFLEDVRKVGEYDVAFIGVPFDIGTTYRAGARFGPEAMRRISKLYTSYSYEKGVDLAESLKMCDVGDVFTIANIEKSFDQIYKAVSHVFAQGTLPVMLGGDHAIGYPCLKAIAENVDGKVGIIHMDRHLDLQEKDMDERMHTTPWFHATNIPNAPPENLVQVGIGGWQVPREAVQNVRKFNTTAISIGDIQRLGVKKVAEIALEKAWQGGAKAVYLSVDIDSFDAGFVPGTGWPEPGGFLPREGLEFLDIVAREGICGMELVEVSPPYDVSDQTALLGTRCIADVLASMVDAGKLGKKFT; encoded by the coding sequence GTGGGTTTTTTTGATAATCATGGCTTAAGCTTCAGGAAGAAAAAGGCTCTAGAAAGTGATCGTCATACAGACTTACTTGGAATAGAGCAGGCTGAAAAGGAAGCCAAAATTCCTGAAGTAGAAAATCAAAAAATACTTCAAAGATCCCTTAAGTACGGATTAGAAGCAGCTCCATCGATTGGAGATCGTACAATTTCCACGTTCACGAGAGAGCCACGTCCTGCATATGCGGGTATTCCTACTTTTTTGCGAACTCCATTTTTAGAAGACGTACGTAAAGTAGGGGAGTATGATGTGGCATTTATTGGTGTGCCTTTTGATATTGGTACGACATACAGAGCGGGTGCTAGGTTTGGTCCTGAGGCAATGAGAAGAATTTCAAAGTTATATACATCATATAGCTATGAAAAAGGCGTCGATTTAGCTGAATCTTTGAAGATGTGTGATGTTGGTGATGTCTTTACAATAGCGAATATTGAGAAAAGCTTTGACCAAATTTATAAAGCAGTTTCTCATGTATTTGCGCAAGGGACTTTACCTGTCATGTTAGGGGGAGACCATGCCATTGGATATCCATGTCTAAAGGCAATTGCGGAAAACGTTGATGGTAAAGTAGGTATTATTCATATGGATCGCCATTTGGACTTACAGGAAAAAGATATGGATGAACGGATGCATACGACTCCTTGGTTCCATGCGACAAATATTCCGAATGCTCCGCCAGAAAATCTTGTTCAAGTTGGTATTGGTGGCTGGCAAGTACCACGTGAAGCTGTGCAAAATGTACGTAAATTTAACACAACAGCAATATCAATTGGTGATATTCAGCGATTAGGGGTAAAGAAAGTTGCTGAAATAGCTCTTGAGAAGGCGTGGCAAGGAGGAGCGAAAGCAGTCTATTTAAGTGTGGATATTGATAGTTTTGATGCTGGTTTTGTTCCAGGTACAGGTTGGCCTGAACCAGGAGGCTTTTTACCAAGAGAAGGTCTAGAATTCTTAGATATTGTTGCTAGAGAAGGTATTTGTGGAATGGAATTAGTTGAAGTTTCTCCACCATATGATGTAAGTGATCAAACAGCATTATTAGGTACGCGTTGTATTGCTGATGTATTAGCTTCAATGGTTGATGCAGGGAAACTTGGGAAAAAGTTCACGTAA
- a CDS encoding Hsp20/alpha crystallin family protein: protein MDRSGSMKNWKDSIPDFLGNDFFSEFKGLVSDNNGSARANIYESGNEIICTLSLPGLKLEEVDIYVYQRTLEIRGTLHFDYQGYRLIQEEISQGTIKRSIELPYPVRDDMVDATYRNGILIIHLHRLIQSNKVRKKVNVKNLDDV, encoded by the coding sequence TTGGATAGATCAGGATCGATGAAGAACTGGAAAGATTCAATACCTGATTTTTTAGGGAATGATTTTTTTTCAGAATTTAAAGGTTTAGTATCTGATAACAACGGAAGTGCGAGAGCGAATATTTATGAATCTGGTAATGAAATTATTTGCACATTATCTTTACCGGGGTTAAAGCTTGAAGAGGTAGATATTTATGTTTATCAACGAACGCTAGAAATAAGAGGTACACTGCACTTTGATTACCAAGGGTATCGATTAATTCAAGAAGAGATATCCCAAGGGACTATTAAACGGTCAATTGAGTTGCCATATCCTGTACGTGATGACATGGTCGATGCTACCTATCGAAATGGGATATTAATTATTCATTTACATCGATTAATTCAATCTAACAAGGTTAGAAAAAAAGTAAATGTAAAGAACTTAGATGATGTATAG
- a CDS encoding ATP-binding cassette domain-containing protein has product MHAIDIKEIVYEYPDTTKAVDRLSLQIPIGSKVALLGPNGAGKSTLLHHLNGLKFPQEGSISIMGIPLNKKTVRTIRQKVGLVFQDPDDQVFSGTVWEDVQFGPRNLGLTEEEIEEVCEVALGSVGMREFKGKAPYHLSYGQKKRVAIAGILAMRPDIVILDEPMAYLDPEGQDEVAGLLQGLNFLGKTILLSTHDVDFAASWADIIILMREGKILSVGGPELLVDEDSIRKARLHLPRISRLFRMLPDVNCERLPTNEQEAVRLLYEMLSTNEGSSNQEMM; this is encoded by the coding sequence GTGCATGCTATTGATATTAAAGAAATTGTATATGAATATCCGGATACAACAAAGGCTGTTGACCGTTTATCACTGCAAATACCAATAGGGTCTAAGGTGGCATTATTAGGTCCTAATGGAGCTGGAAAGTCTACACTGCTACATCATCTAAATGGTTTAAAATTTCCTCAAGAAGGCTCTATATCGATTATGGGAATCCCTTTAAATAAAAAAACAGTACGAACAATTCGTCAGAAAGTGGGGTTGGTGTTTCAGGACCCTGATGACCAAGTATTCTCGGGAACTGTGTGGGAGGATGTTCAGTTTGGTCCACGAAATTTAGGATTAACAGAAGAGGAAATAGAAGAGGTTTGCGAAGTAGCTCTAGGTTCAGTTGGAATGAGAGAATTTAAAGGGAAGGCGCCATATCATTTGAGTTATGGTCAGAAGAAGAGAGTCGCGATTGCAGGGATATTAGCAATGAGACCTGATATTGTGATTTTAGATGAACCGATGGCATACCTTGACCCTGAAGGGCAAGATGAGGTGGCTGGGTTGCTACAAGGGTTAAACTTTTTAGGAAAAACAATATTGCTTTCCACCCATGATGTTGATTTCGCGGCTTCATGGGCAGATATTATCATTTTGATGAGGGAGGGAAAAATATTATCTGTAGGTGGACCTGAGTTATTAGTAGATGAGGATTCAATTAGAAAGGCAAGACTACACCTACCGAGAATTTCAAGACTATTTCGGATGTTACCAGATGTAAACTGTGAAAGGCTTCCTACAAATGAGCAAGAAGCAGTAAGGCTGTTATATGAAATGTTAAGTACTAATGAGGGAAGTTCGAACCAAGAAATGATGTAA